In Musa acuminata AAA Group cultivar baxijiao chromosome BXJ3-9, Cavendish_Baxijiao_AAA, whole genome shotgun sequence, a single genomic region encodes these proteins:
- the LOC103997824 gene encoding FCS-Like Zinc finger 6, protein MVLRKRPRPPMRRTTSMAEFAPNVVLPNDKASQPSSDHRKASDVLHHQREPQRAAELPVQRRDAGPADWLEARYQWVLDPSPGGGRSRRNSGDFAVVETAPFLRACGLCKRRLGPGRDTFMYRGDIAFCSHECRQQQMKQDERKEKCSLTSIKDAATATNGSEQAGKGETVAAA, encoded by the exons ATGGTGCTGAGGAAGCGGCCGCGGCCTCCGATGAGGCGGACCACCAGCATGGCCGAGTTCGCCCCCAACGTCGTCCTCCCAAACGATAAGGCCTCGCAGCCCTCGTCCGACCATAGGAAGGCCAGCGACGTTCTCCACCACCAGAGGGAGCCGCAGAGGGCGGCGGAGTTGCCCGTGCAGAGGAGGGACGCAGGCCCTGCGGATTGGCTGGAGGCGAGGTACCAGTGGGTCCTGGATCCGTCGCCGGGTGGCGGCCGGAGCCGGAGGAACTCCGGAGACTTTGCGGTGGTGGAGACGGCGCCCTTCCTCAGGGCCTGCGGCCTCTGCAAGCGCCGCCTTGGGCCCGGCCGGGACACGTTCATGTACAG GGGAGATATTGCATTCTGCAGCCACGAGTGCAGACAGCAGCAGATGAAACAGGATGAACGCAAGGAGAAGTGCTCTCTGACTTCCATCAAGGACGCTGCTACTGCAACCAATGGCTCCGAACAAGCTGGTAAGGGCGAGACGGTCGCTGCTGCATGA